From the genome of Candidatus Methylomirabilota bacterium:
TTTTCGTAGAAGTGGAAGCCCTCGATCAAATCCTCCTGGGCTTCATCCAGGATCTCGATTCTCACAGTAGCTTTTTGCGAATCTCCGCTTTGGCCGTCTCCCAATCGACAAATCGAGCTTTCCCCTCAGCGATTCGTTGGTGTCGCTCATCGAGGATGTCTTTGTGCCAAGGGGGTGACTCAAAGGACTCTGGAGAACGGGCGATGTCCTCCCAAAGCAACTCCATCGCCGCAAGCTTTTCATGGAGCGTCATCTCTTTTAGAGGTAGGGTTGTTGGCATGATTTCACTAT
Proteins encoded in this window:
- a CDS encoding addiction module protein, with translation SEIMPTTLPLKEMTLHEKLAAMELLWEDIARSPESFESPPWHKDILDERHQRIAEGKARFVDWETAKAEIRKKLL